The following are encoded in a window of Solidesulfovibrio magneticus RS-1 genomic DNA:
- a CDS encoding ATP-binding protein produces the protein MTRAVLWLGLVLAVLALGQPAWAREPAPALPRPALTEAELAYLAARPVLRVGVGQGQIPFQDVVTSPQGHPRYVGLAADYLETLSAMLGVALEPSFGISYARALELAQTGGIDLFACISDTPARRAYLHMTTPYASQPYAMITRAGSDAVWSVPDLAGRVVAVSPSYVAYERLQQEYPALRARFEFKRNAPETLQAVADGQADACFLNVVAATSIIREYGLTNLRITAVMAWPDNALCMASPDPVLAGIIQKALDAIPVDRRIALAARWYDAGPLPAKSYVRPIQLWLAAGAVALVALCVWWWRRLRREVARREATERDLCRHRETLEAVLNATTDAILVLDEAYHVVMVNRTGAERFGLAVEAMLGQGILELTDAPVAASRRQHYRQAQATGRPVRFTDKRAGRVYENTIYPIPALAGDRPRLAIYARDVTEQIAADQAVRQSQERLANIFRLSPVIVTVTTLPDGRLLDVNEAFSAYSGFSREEVIDRTPTELGLWAHPGDRDRIFRAVERDGQVRNLELSMRMRDGRLATFLLSCTPMEAYGRHCLLSVLVDISGRKTMEEALRLAKESAEAANKAKSRFLSTMSHEIRTPMNTILGMVDVLRGTELSGRQQEFLRTLEVAGESLMALLTDILELSKIESGVLELAEAAYDPLELAGQVVALLSPQAQAKGLTLRLEAGKDAPRQAVGDPDRIRQILINLVGNAIKFTAAGEVALKLSLLPARLSREELLFAVSDTGIGIPPEKREAIFKPFTQVDSSTTRAYGGTGLGLAICALLVDGMNGRLWLESEPGAGSVFYCALPRDAGIARPTPAPAPARAVQARPPAGRRLLIVEDSEPNRQIYEAFLEDLPLAVTYAHTGTQALERSERGMYDAIIMDIQLPDIDGLTVIQEIRRREAAAGRPPCPILVVTAFAFREESGRAAEAGASDLLTKPIQKNVFLAAVGRLLGEGSLVTAASSQAWTASDDSGYTGH, from the coding sequence ATGACGCGCGCCGTCCTGTGGTTGGGCCTCGTGTTGGCCGTCCTGGCCCTGGGCCAGCCGGCCTGGGCCAGGGAACCGGCTCCGGCCCTGCCGCGTCCGGCGCTGACCGAAGCCGAGCTGGCCTATCTGGCCGCTCGCCCGGTGCTGCGCGTGGGCGTCGGCCAAGGCCAGATCCCCTTTCAGGACGTGGTCACCTCGCCCCAGGGCCACCCCCGCTATGTGGGGTTGGCCGCCGATTATCTCGAAACCCTCTCCGCCATGCTTGGCGTCGCCCTGGAGCCAAGCTTCGGCATCTCCTACGCCCGGGCCTTGGAACTGGCCCAAACCGGCGGCATCGATCTTTTTGCCTGCATCTCCGACACCCCGGCCCGCCGGGCCTACCTGCACATGACCACCCCCTACGCCAGCCAGCCCTATGCCATGATCACCCGGGCCGGCTCGGACGCCGTGTGGAGCGTGCCCGATCTGGCCGGCCGGGTCGTGGCCGTATCCCCTTCGTATGTCGCCTACGAGCGCCTGCAGCAGGAATACCCCGCCCTGCGCGCCCGTTTCGAATTCAAGCGCAACGCCCCGGAAACCTTGCAGGCCGTGGCCGATGGCCAGGCCGACGCCTGTTTCCTCAATGTCGTCGCCGCCACGAGCATCATCCGGGAATACGGCCTGACCAACCTGCGCATAACAGCCGTCATGGCCTGGCCCGACAACGCCTTGTGCATGGCCTCGCCCGACCCGGTCCTGGCCGGCATCATCCAAAAGGCCCTGGACGCCATTCCGGTGGACCGCAGGATCGCCCTGGCCGCCCGCTGGTATGACGCCGGGCCCCTGCCGGCCAAAAGTTACGTCAGGCCGATCCAGCTGTGGCTCGCCGCAGGCGCGGTCGCCCTGGTCGCCCTGTGCGTCTGGTGGTGGCGGCGGCTACGCCGGGAGGTTGCCCGCCGCGAGGCCACCGAACGCGATCTCTGCCGGCACCGGGAAACCCTGGAGGCCGTGCTCAACGCCACCACCGACGCCATTTTGGTCCTCGACGAAGCTTATCACGTGGTCATGGTCAACCGCACCGGGGCCGAGCGCTTCGGCCTGGCCGTGGAAGCCATGCTTGGCCAGGGCATCCTGGAGCTCACCGACGCGCCCGTGGCCGCCAGCCGACGCCAGCATTACCGCCAGGCCCAGGCCACCGGACGTCCGGTGCGCTTTACCGACAAGCGCGCCGGCCGCGTCTACGAAAACACCATCTATCCCATACCGGCCTTGGCCGGAGACCGGCCAAGGCTGGCCATCTACGCCCGCGACGTCACCGAGCAAATCGCCGCCGACCAGGCCGTGCGCCAAAGCCAGGAGCGCCTGGCCAACATCTTCCGCCTCTCCCCCGTGATCGTCACCGTCACCACCCTGCCCGACGGCCGTCTCCTCGACGTCAATGAGGCGTTTAGCGCCTACTCGGGTTTTTCCCGGGAAGAGGTTATCGACCGCACCCCGACCGAACTGGGACTGTGGGCCCATCCCGGCGACCGTGACCGCATCTTCCGGGCCGTGGAACGCGACGGCCAGGTGCGCAACCTTGAGCTGTCCATGCGCATGCGCGACGGCCGGCTGGCCACCTTCCTGCTTTCCTGCACGCCCATGGAAGCTTACGGCCGGCATTGCCTGCTCTCGGTTCTGGTGGACATCAGCGGCCGCAAGACCATGGAAGAGGCCCTGCGTCTGGCCAAGGAGTCGGCCGAAGCCGCCAACAAGGCCAAAAGCCGCTTCCTGTCCACCATGAGCCACGAAATCCGTACGCCCATGAACACCATCCTCGGCATGGTGGACGTGCTGCGCGGCACGGAACTCTCCGGGCGGCAGCAGGAATTCCTGCGCACCCTGGAAGTGGCCGGCGAATCCCTCATGGCCCTTTTGACCGACATTCTGGAACTGTCGAAAATCGAATCCGGCGTGCTGGAACTGGCCGAAGCCGCCTACGACCCCCTGGAACTGGCTGGCCAGGTCGTGGCCCTGCTTTCGCCCCAGGCCCAGGCCAAGGGCCTTACGCTCCGCCTGGAGGCCGGCAAGGACGCCCCCAGGCAGGCTGTGGGCGATCCCGACCGTATCCGCCAGATCCTGATCAATCTCGTGGGCAACGCCATCAAGTTCACGGCCGCGGGCGAAGTGGCCCTCAAGCTGTCCCTGCTGCCGGCCCGGCTGTCCCGCGAGGAGCTGCTCTTTGCCGTATCCGATACTGGCATCGGCATCCCGCCCGAGAAGCGCGAGGCTATTTTCAAGCCTTTCACTCAGGTGGACTCCTCCACCACCCGGGCCTACGGCGGCACCGGACTTGGCCTGGCCATCTGCGCCCTGCTGGTGGACGGCATGAACGGCCGGCTGTGGCTGGAATCCGAGCCTGGTGCGGGCAGCGTTTTTTATTGCGCCCTGCCACGTGACGCCGGCATCGCCCGCCCGACGCCCGCCCCGGCCCCGGCCCGGGCCGTCCAGGCCCGGCCTCCCGCCGGCCGTCGGCTGCTCATCGTCGAGGACAGCGAGCCCAACCGCCAGATCTACGAAGCCTTTCTCGAAGACCTGCCCCTGGCCGTCACCTATGCCCACACCGGAACCCAGGCCCTGGAGCGCAGCGAGCGCGGCATGTACGACGCCATAATCATGGACATCCAGCTCCCGGACATCGACGGGCTGACGGTCATTCAGGAGATCCGCCGCCGCGAAGCCGCCGCCGGCCGGCCGCCTTGCCCCATCCTCGTGGTCACGGCCTTCGCCTTCCGCGAGGAAAGCGGCCGGGCCGCCGAAGCCGGCGCATCGGACCTGCTCACCAAGCCTATCCAGAAAAACGTCTTCCTGGCCGCTGTGGGCCGCCTGCTGGGCGAAGGCTCCCTGGTAACAGCCGCGTCGTCCCAGGCATGGACAGCGTCCGACGATTCGGGCTACACTGGACACTGA
- a CDS encoding DUF883 family protein yields the protein MAARSSHNDAMAAELREIIRHAGALVDATADEADERVQKVRELLEKRLDAAKSKYADLDDLLDRKIEAADRLVHDKPYHAVGGSFLLGLLLGWFMSRK from the coding sequence ATGGCCGCCCGCTCCTCTCACAACGACGCCATGGCCGCTGAACTGCGTGAAATCATCCGCCACGCCGGCGCTCTGGTGGACGCCACCGCCGACGAAGCCGACGAACGGGTCCAAAAGGTCCGCGAGCTGCTGGAAAAACGCCTGGACGCCGCCAAAAGCAAGTACGCCGACCTCGATGACCTCCTGGACCGCAAAATCGAGGCCGCCGACCGTCTCGTCCACGACAAGCCCTACCATGCCGTGGGCGGCTCCTTTCTGTTGGGGCTGCTGCTGGGGTGGTTCATGAGCCGCAAATAG
- a CDS encoding phage holin family protein, with protein MADTFAALSELMAAAGRMAGLALDIVIDRLELLGLEAREVKVRLVQMLLLAVFGAALFLMGLGLAVVALFLALPPQWRLWLAAGGGALLLLLGACALLVLRRRLARLPLAFSQSVAELKKDRACF; from the coding sequence GTGGCCGACACCTTTGCCGCCTTGTCGGAGCTCATGGCCGCCGCCGGCCGCATGGCCGGGCTGGCCCTGGATATCGTCATCGACCGGCTGGAGCTTTTGGGCCTGGAAGCCCGGGAGGTCAAGGTCCGGCTGGTCCAGATGCTCCTGTTGGCCGTTTTCGGCGCGGCGCTGTTCCTGATGGGCCTGGGCCTGGCCGTGGTGGCCCTGTTTTTAGCCCTGCCGCCCCAGTGGCGGTTGTGGCTGGCCGCCGGCGGCGGGGCGTTGCTGCTGCTGCTTGGAGCCTGCGCCCTTCTCGTCCTGCGCCGCCGGCTGGCCCGGTTGCCCCTGGCCTTTTCCCAGTCCGTGGCCGAACTCAAAAAGGACCGGGCATGTTTCTAG
- a CDS encoding sensor histidine kinase: protein MRLFSSLSIRSGLVLTALLAVLPALALQLATGLEHRHHLETEAKAEVFRAAAAMAEVQESITDSTRLLLTALAAMPELRARDAAACSALFATLLDKNPLYTNILATDASGDMFASGLPFALLNFSDRKYFRDAMATRQFVAGEYIVSRTTGTPSFPFALPILDETGQAVGVLIAAVKLDSFDAVFARLHMPGAANLGLADRNGIRLFYRPFNPANPVGSPIRPAVYDAIQAGGDEGLALLPGSDGVLRYYAFRKLRLSPTAPPYMSLVVGLPENVVLAPANRALAENLGLLAAAAALALGVAWIVGGPIITRQLARIADTAARIGQGDRQARTGLPHDVSGLGQVAASLDAMADQLAASDAERDRALAALRASQQRLAHITASMPDWIWETDTDGRYVYMGEKVKDALGYEPSELLGRSVFDGLAPGEEETMRPIVAKARENCLPIRDLINWRIAADGTRRCLMCNAVPWHDEDGTFRGYRGVSKDVTKWVETDRAVRASLAEKEILLKEVHHRVKNNLQIISSLLYLQAEQVDDPVALESFRVSRNRIASMALVHEEIYRSADLARIRLDNYIRDLLPKIFGQVGQGAPVAVDCRLDPVTVPIEQAVPAGLVVNELLTNAHKHAFRDNEQARLDVTLAVRDGFVEIDVADNGPGLAPDFAVESTGTLGMQLVGNLARQLGGQVTARNEHGAVFSLTFPTAGRT from the coding sequence GTGCGACTGTTTTCCAGCCTGTCGATCCGCAGCGGCCTGGTGCTGACCGCCCTGCTGGCCGTGTTGCCGGCCCTGGCCTTGCAATTGGCCACCGGGTTGGAGCATCGCCACCATCTGGAAACCGAGGCCAAAGCCGAAGTCTTCCGGGCCGCCGCCGCCATGGCCGAAGTCCAAGAAAGCATCACCGACAGCACGCGCCTGCTGCTCACCGCTCTGGCCGCCATGCCTGAACTGCGCGCCAGGGACGCCGCCGCCTGTTCCGCCCTGTTCGCCACGCTCCTGGACAAAAACCCTCTCTATACCAATATCCTGGCCACGGACGCCAGCGGCGACATGTTCGCCTCCGGCCTGCCGTTTGCCCTTCTCAACTTCAGTGACCGCAAATATTTTCGTGACGCCATGGCCACCCGCCAGTTCGTGGCCGGCGAATACATCGTCAGCCGCACCACCGGCACGCCGTCCTTTCCCTTTGCCCTACCCATCCTCGACGAGACCGGACAGGCCGTCGGCGTGTTGATCGCCGCCGTCAAGCTCGATTCCTTCGACGCCGTCTTCGCCAGGTTGCACATGCCTGGCGCAGCCAACCTGGGGCTGGCCGACCGCAACGGCATCCGGCTTTTTTACCGGCCGTTTAATCCGGCCAATCCCGTGGGCAGCCCCATCCGGCCGGCAGTCTACGACGCCATCCAGGCCGGCGGCGACGAAGGCTTGGCCTTGCTGCCCGGCTCCGATGGCGTCCTGCGCTACTACGCCTTTCGCAAGCTGCGCCTGTCCCCGACCGCGCCGCCCTACATGAGCCTTGTCGTCGGACTGCCCGAAAACGTTGTCCTGGCCCCGGCCAACCGGGCGCTGGCCGAGAACCTCGGCCTGCTGGCCGCCGCCGCCGCCCTGGCCCTGGGCGTGGCCTGGATTGTCGGCGGCCCCATCATTACCCGGCAGCTGGCGCGCATTGCCGACACCGCCGCCCGCATCGGCCAGGGCGACCGCCAAGCCCGCACCGGCCTGCCTCACGACGTCTCGGGCCTGGGGCAGGTCGCCGCCAGCCTCGACGCCATGGCCGACCAGCTCGCCGCCAGCGACGCCGAGCGCGACCGGGCCTTGGCCGCCCTGCGGGCCAGCCAGCAGCGCCTGGCTCATATCACCGCCTCCATGCCCGACTGGATCTGGGAGACCGACACCGATGGGCGCTACGTCTATATGGGCGAAAAAGTGAAGGACGCCCTTGGGTATGAGCCGTCAGAACTCCTTGGCCGCAGCGTTTTCGATGGTCTGGCCCCGGGCGAGGAAGAAACCATGCGTCCGATCGTGGCCAAGGCCAGGGAAAACTGTCTGCCTATCCGCGATCTCATCAACTGGCGCATCGCGGCCGACGGCACGCGCCGCTGCCTCATGTGCAACGCCGTGCCCTGGCACGACGAGGACGGCACGTTTCGCGGCTACCGCGGCGTGTCCAAGGACGTCACCAAGTGGGTCGAGACAGACAGGGCCGTGCGCGCCTCGTTGGCCGAAAAGGAGATTTTGCTCAAGGAAGTCCACCATAGGGTCAAAAACAACCTCCAGATCATCTCCAGCCTGCTCTATCTCCAGGCCGAGCAGGTGGACGATCCCGTGGCCCTGGAGAGCTTTCGCGTCAGCCGCAACCGCATCGCCTCCATGGCCCTGGTCCACGAGGAAATCTACCGCTCCGCCGACCTGGCCCGCATCCGCCTCGACAACTACATCCGGGACTTGCTGCCCAAAATCTTCGGCCAGGTCGGCCAGGGCGCGCCCGTTGCCGTGGACTGCCGCCTCGACCCGGTCACCGTGCCCATCGAACAGGCCGTGCCGGCCGGCCTTGTGGTCAACGAACTGCTCACCAACGCCCACAAGCACGCCTTTCGGGACAACGAGCAAGCCCGCCTCGACGTGACCCTGGCCGTGCGGGACGGGTTCGTGGAAATCGACGTGGCCGACAACGGTCCCGGTCTGGCCCCGGATTTCGCCGTGGAAAGCACCGGCACCCTGGGCATGCAGCTCGTCGGCAACCTCGCCCGCCAGCTCGGCGGCCAGGTCACGGCCCGCAACGAGCACGGCGCGGTCTTCAGTCTCACCTTCCCGACTGCCGGCAGGACTTGA
- a CDS encoding DVU_1551 family NTP transferase, with the protein MPDLPDANRPEPGFADAQPTCCSAPAVRPDGHPGPNSAVPRPDACAVILAAGLSSRMAGPLKPVLPLAGETPLSRLAGTFRQAGLTDILVAGGHRQAEVAAEAERLGLRFVFNPYYETGMFSTVKAALAAVPKSCRRLLLTPADIPLFRPATVARLLARAEAPDAPPVLYPTFGGQPGHPPCLDAALLPAVLAYGGDDGLRAALDPFPQAGVAVPDELILADMDTPADYARLDARAARLGIPSVAEAEALLAVEAVPPQGLAHARGVAAVALGLARSLNDAGAALDLELVEAAALLHDVAKGRPKHEQAGGELLFALGFEVAAAIVAAHRDIALAPDAPVTEREIVYLADKFVHGRWLVPVPVRFGQKLDLFAHDPQAVAAITRRRQNALTVLARVEAGLSRPLPDILADTGLTWEVLP; encoded by the coding sequence ATGCCTGATCTTCCCGACGCCAACCGGCCCGAACCGGGCTTTGCCGACGCCCAGCCGACCTGCTGCTCAGCTCCCGCTGTCCGGCCGGACGGCCATCCCGGCCCGAACAGCGCCGTCCCCCGCCCCGACGCCTGCGCCGTGATCCTGGCCGCCGGCCTGTCCTCGCGCATGGCCGGGCCGCTCAAACCGGTGCTCCCCCTGGCCGGCGAAACGCCGCTTTCCCGGCTGGCCGGCACCTTTCGCCAGGCTGGCCTTACCGACATCCTCGTGGCCGGCGGCCATCGTCAGGCCGAGGTCGCGGCCGAGGCCGAGCGCCTGGGCCTGCGCTTCGTCTTTAATCCCTATTACGAGACCGGCATGTTCTCCACGGTCAAGGCCGCCCTGGCCGCCGTGCCCAAGAGCTGCCGCCGGTTGCTGCTCACCCCGGCCGACATCCCGCTCTTTCGCCCGGCCACGGTGGCCCGGCTGCTGGCCCGGGCCGAGGCCCCGGACGCGCCGCCCGTGCTCTATCCGACCTTTGGCGGGCAGCCCGGCCATCCGCCCTGTCTTGACGCGGCGCTCTTGCCGGCCGTCCTGGCCTACGGCGGCGACGACGGCCTGCGCGCCGCCCTGGACCCGTTTCCCCAGGCCGGGGTGGCCGTGCCCGACGAGCTGATCCTGGCCGACATGGATACCCCGGCCGACTACGCCAGGCTGGATGCCCGGGCCGCCCGCCTCGGCATCCCCTCCGTGGCCGAAGCCGAGGCGCTGCTCGCCGTCGAGGCCGTGCCGCCCCAGGGGCTGGCCCACGCCCGGGGCGTGGCCGCCGTGGCCCTGGGCCTGGCCCGAAGCTTAAACGATGCCGGCGCGGCCCTGGACCTGGAGTTGGTCGAGGCGGCCGCGCTGCTCCACGACGTGGCCAAGGGCCGGCCCAAACACGAGCAAGCCGGCGGCGAACTGCTTTTTGCCCTCGGGTTCGAGGTGGCCGCCGCCATCGTCGCCGCCCACCGCGACATCGCCCTGGCTCCCGACGCCCCGGTCACCGAACGCGAGATCGTCTATCTGGCCGACAAGTTCGTCCACGGCCGCTGGCTCGTGCCCGTGCCCGTGCGCTTCGGCCAAAAACTCGACCTGTTCGCCCACGACCCGCAGGCCGTGGCCGCCATCACCCGCCGCCGCCAAAACGCGCTCACCGTGCTCGCCCGGGTCGAGGCCGGCCTGTCCCGGCCGCTCCCCGACATCCTGGCCGACACGGGCCTGACCTGGGAGGTCCTCCCATGA
- a CDS encoding histidine phosphatase family protein, producing MSTLYLMRHGAIVQSHPRRFVGQTDHPLTDEGRAQAALWREALADVPFTAAVSSDLSRCRETAAIVLGGRDLMVRPEPRLREIALGAFEGLTVDEVRERFPGAYERRGCDIAGFTPQGGESFADVQTRAVAALAELAPLCGNVLVVAHGGVNRTILCHALGLDLTRLFRLGQDYCRLNLLDLSPDCWRVDAVNLAPTLPWRFIGP from the coding sequence ATGAGTACGCTCTATCTCATGCGCCACGGGGCCATCGTCCAAAGCCACCCCCGCCGGTTCGTCGGCCAGACCGACCATCCGCTCACCGACGAAGGCCGGGCCCAGGCCGCCCTGTGGCGCGAGGCCCTGGCCGACGTGCCCTTCACCGCCGCCGTCTCCTCCGACCTGTCCCGCTGCCGCGAAACCGCCGCCATCGTGCTCGGCGGCCGCGACCTCATGGTGCGCCCCGAACCGCGCCTGCGCGAAATCGCCCTGGGCGCCTTCGAAGGCCTCACCGTGGACGAAGTGCGCGAGCGTTTCCCCGGAGCCTACGAACGCCGGGGCTGCGACATCGCCGGGTTCACCCCCCAAGGCGGCGAAAGCTTCGCCGACGTCCAGACCCGGGCCGTGGCCGCCCTGGCCGAACTGGCCCCGCTGTGCGGCAATGTCCTGGTCGTGGCCCACGGCGGCGTCAACCGCACCATCCTGTGCCACGCCCTGGGCCTGGACCTGACGCGGCTGTTCCGCCTGGGCCAGGACTACTGCCGCCTCAATCTCCTCGACCTCTCCCCGGACTGCTGGCGCGTCGATGCCGTCAACCTCGCCCCGACGCTGCCGTGGCGGTTTATAGGACCTTGA